The following coding sequences are from one Paenibacillus sp. FSL R5-0912 window:
- a CDS encoding endo-1,4-beta-xylanase, which yields MSKKIWRKTLVAAISGTLVLAMITPVPFSAPVQAAPTIAVPAQVTADWYKTYQTMDGVGAAYAYTDSVHMLQLASAGHQDTVRHLLDLTFSEQKGTGHDIVRVIIGDNGGLTTANATAASPGFNPLTGLLADVSKPGFDIEGNAIPLRGTGGQYGYKIEAENRYYDGNTDSIWPVEPEHAPGTLVPVQDFVWDYPSWNQPAANDDGGPTNLLSAPGDHPVVIKNSPRTRKELFDVDQVWTMRQAMQYGVKQFYACTWTVPYWMSQSSTGSPNKIVRSDTATVNGKVVKIYYQAYADYLVNYIRGMWEQYGIPITHINPFNEVDLAGGSAAYVTELINGYIGPALKKSMQPGGALYDIQNPDGKLIDFIPQLAAVDGTNLNASLSRGGEVFSQTDPDNALDKNPYLDVFTTHLYGTVGIGTDENKLYHTGDFSQNPLDYSKDGSKYPEYLTKYKLWQAEFMNQDTGDGSAGAYTQRYGNQNISDAVRWSNLLTNMFSSNPGFNGFVWWSMWDSNGADGSDLIRFVTTNSQQEPGRISTLTGEYRLFKRFYGYGHFSRFMNPGDVRFDVTRVPAADINVVAFKNPNTNDYSITASNAKNDDSVQPLEFNLKDFPAGTTSITVFRTSGSENQKKLGTIPVTNGKFVVDIPSASIVTMVPSQGKFATYQGLDGERDIFSTLEAEGNDNSIPGDSAGSAGRAEEAVTLGAGKYLAYRNLNFADGSANGGVVRRHLLYLTAQSKSAQGGKLAAYVLPVGSAVGSNDDILSQGTRVAEIPVPANEVYGKFQDMVDTGDLSAYGHKDLYIVAEPNGTAGTITVDRFLFGAGDSDWGAAANNSTVSIPGNLLLNGDFDTTVASNTDNWSTGRYNKGTFEPVAPGPVLTADTIQSYSGLSRYLKNSSTSKVAGSGKLAGRIDAAEQYDGMWQDITGKLNKGESYNFKGYFLSMMSRPESYDLAAEHPGDVEVALVYYDQNGTQLGMTPINGRDMPEPYAAREAGDPAYWIGGKFVGRILEGGPLSLSSFQPVDVKVADWHETPNAPFTYDEPSGTAKVVMAVYAKDANILYADQLSLTPEAVASRNIFVDGVQPTNFDASNYEYKYTVSGNAIPKVTAVTSDPAEIVSISQADSAQGTAVVRFVKGEQIKTYKIFFSTNEVIDFAAGLPAGWEVINPADPQTALSYSAEGAAIQTLKGGTEYPGSHNMLQMPGSAEGNWTLTAKLTVDKPLNDSTMGENSQVGLGISRTSSGEFYRINARKVNANIKVNNSGLIGTQPFTNNTNQTNLSGTNYYLRIIKEGNVVQGYFSTNSGSSWLAMGNPSTYTPEFFKDAKVQLYGTNTSTVTDFKVTFSNVTLVKTLGETGELSPDQQAVEQAAALIGNRITVPNAVAGEDHAKLIAKAQAVLNENEELSLLGVTTAITFQNGGFTLRVTKGSVSVSVNPFTIVAGIQRARDFEDQTVQGFKPKGGAGVTVASTQEANHTPGGAYALKVTGRAANPDGPSVNVKDLVTIGNEYKTTVWVKLISPASAQLKLTAQVNDTTPYYVSLSTQTVNTGGDWVKLEGTYRYLHEDVTLYVESPNSAVAAYYIDDFSFEDTGLQTIASLKDVYKNDFVLGNVPGNNDINPGNGQNAFFNYHFNSVTFGNEMKPDALQKTKGTYTFTKSDDMITKSQAMGMEVHGHVLVWHSQTPAWFTQQVDASGNALKDQAGNPLYLSRSEALANMRTHIKTVMEHYRNKVISWDVVNEAMQDGPPAVSDWKDALRKSPWYYSVGPDFVEQAFLAAREVVDSNPDLKGIKLYYNDFNDEFPEKRDAIHDMVKEMNDRYAEAHPGKLLVDGIGLQSHYDMRTKPANVEAAIVKYASLGVEISISELDVLAGMNSSLSPEWADKQASLYAQLFQIYKKHADKIARVTLWGYTDSSSWRSSQNPLPFLSSLAPKPAYYAIIDPEKYLAEHPLYITPETKSSTALYGTPDIDGSMDDIWKNAPEIHIDNHLMATAETTGTARTLWDEENLYVLFQVKDKQLSKNNTDKTKQDSVEAYVDEDRVNAWPYLEDDGQYRVNYAGEQSFKFLSNSTPATSPGFESAAVTAGTDYIVEMKIPFRTITPENGTQIRFDAQVNNANGANLIGVATWNDLLGRASKSTEVFGSLTLSGKGDQTPPTWAEGSKLEATDITSTGVTLSWIAASDNLGVTSYRVYNGVDAEPVIITGSEPVETVSGTVYRHQVTGLMPNTQYTFKVEAGDAAGNWSKDGPSVPVTTLPTSDTTPPVWAEGSSLEASGITSKGLTLTWSATASDESGIAGYRITNGTGDKPVTVTDAVYTETVTGAVYSHQVTGLMPGTQYMFTVEAVDTGGNWSVGGPSVSAATLAALDTTPPAWTAGSKLEASRITATGLTLTWTDASDDTGVTGYTLYRGSEKIAELPGITHRYEVTGLAPGTGYNFSVQAVDAAGNWSTDGPAISVTTLSNNGGPSEPTPAPTPVPTSVPAPTPTPTQTPGTTATPAPSLVPSTPIPVPTSPFKDVGAKYSWASEGIDTLHRLGIIQGTSATTFSPEKNITRADFVLLVMRALGLEAESGSSFADVSPGAYYAEALSMAKKLGIINGTDGNRFNPKGEISRQDMMVIAARALKAVNKLSAGGSAGELSGYTDRMKVAKYAIDSVAALVKEGIVQGDGKSLHPTGTATRAEAAVMIFRMLEK from the coding sequence ATGAGTAAAAAGATCTGGAGAAAGACACTTGTAGCTGCAATAAGCGGTACTCTGGTGTTGGCCATGATTACCCCGGTGCCGTTTTCCGCCCCGGTTCAGGCTGCTCCTACAATAGCCGTCCCGGCGCAGGTAACTGCTGACTGGTACAAAACCTACCAGACGATGGATGGCGTAGGAGCCGCTTATGCTTATACAGATTCCGTCCATATGCTGCAACTGGCTTCGGCCGGTCATCAAGATACCGTCAGGCATCTGCTGGATCTGACCTTCAGTGAACAAAAGGGCACAGGCCACGACATTGTCCGGGTCATCATCGGCGATAACGGCGGCCTTACCACTGCCAATGCCACCGCCGCAAGCCCGGGGTTCAACCCTCTGACCGGTCTGCTTGCAGATGTCAGCAAGCCCGGCTTCGATATCGAAGGAAATGCCATTCCCCTGCGTGGAACAGGCGGGCAATATGGATACAAAATAGAAGCGGAGAACCGCTATTACGATGGCAATACCGACAGTATCTGGCCTGTTGAACCCGAGCATGCTCCAGGCACGCTGGTGCCTGTACAGGATTTCGTGTGGGATTATCCGTCCTGGAACCAGCCGGCTGCCAATGACGATGGAGGCCCGACCAATCTCCTGAGCGCACCGGGGGATCATCCTGTGGTGATTAAGAACTCGCCGCGTACCCGCAAGGAGCTGTTCGATGTGGATCAGGTCTGGACGATGCGCCAGGCGATGCAATACGGCGTCAAGCAGTTCTACGCTTGTACATGGACGGTGCCTTACTGGATGAGCCAGTCTTCGACAGGCTCCCCTAACAAGATTGTCCGCAGCGATACAGCCACCGTTAATGGTAAAGTGGTGAAAATTTATTATCAGGCCTATGCGGATTATCTCGTGAATTATATCCGCGGAATGTGGGAGCAATATGGAATTCCGATCACCCACATCAATCCCTTCAATGAGGTTGACCTCGCGGGCGGGTCAGCCGCGTACGTTACCGAGCTGATTAACGGTTACATCGGTCCTGCCTTGAAGAAGTCGATGCAGCCGGGCGGTGCCCTCTATGATATCCAGAATCCGGACGGCAAGCTCATTGACTTCATTCCTCAGCTTGCCGCCGTGGACGGCACCAATCTGAACGCTTCCTTAAGCAGAGGCGGCGAAGTGTTCAGTCAGACCGACCCTGACAATGCACTGGACAAAAACCCTTACCTCGATGTATTTACCACCCATCTGTATGGTACGGTCGGGATCGGCACGGATGAGAACAAGCTGTACCATACCGGCGACTTCTCCCAGAATCCGCTGGATTACTCCAAGGATGGAAGCAAGTATCCCGAATACCTGACCAAATATAAGCTCTGGCAGGCCGAATTCATGAATCAGGATACCGGTGACGGATCGGCCGGTGCCTATACTCAGCGGTACGGCAATCAGAACATCAGTGACGCGGTGCGCTGGTCCAATCTGCTGACCAATATGTTCAGCAGCAACCCCGGATTTAACGGCTTTGTCTGGTGGAGTATGTGGGACAGCAACGGCGCGGACGGCTCCGACCTGATCCGCTTCGTTACGACCAACTCCCAGCAGGAGCCGGGACGGATCAGCACGCTGACGGGTGAATACCGGTTGTTCAAGCGTTTTTACGGCTATGGGCATTTCTCCCGGTTTATGAATCCCGGAGATGTCCGGTTTGATGTCACGCGGGTACCTGCGGCCGATATCAACGTGGTCGCCTTCAAGAATCCGAATACAAATGATTACTCGATCACGGCATCGAATGCCAAGAATGATGACAGCGTTCAGCCGCTTGAATTCAATCTGAAGGACTTCCCGGCAGGCACAACAAGTATTACCGTGTTCCGTACTTCAGGCAGCGAGAATCAGAAGAAGCTTGGCACGATTCCTGTAACGAACGGGAAGTTCGTTGTTGACATTCCGTCGGCCAGCATCGTAACGATGGTTCCGTCCCAAGGCAAATTCGCCACATATCAGGGGCTTGATGGAGAACGTGACATTTTCTCAACGCTGGAAGCAGAGGGAAATGACAATAGTATACCTGGCGACAGTGCAGGTAGTGCGGGACGCGCTGAAGAGGCAGTGACACTCGGTGCCGGCAAGTACCTCGCCTACAGAAATTTGAACTTTGCAGATGGCTCCGCGAACGGAGGCGTTGTACGCAGACACTTGCTGTACCTGACCGCTCAGAGTAAATCAGCTCAAGGAGGCAAGCTTGCCGCTTATGTGCTTCCGGTAGGAAGCGCTGTGGGCAGCAACGACGACATTCTGTCCCAAGGCACGCGTGTAGCAGAAATTCCTGTACCAGCCAATGAGGTTTACGGTAAATTCCAGGATATGGTTGATACTGGCGATCTTAGCGCTTACGGCCATAAGGATCTGTATATTGTGGCCGAACCGAACGGAACTGCGGGTACAATCACCGTTGACCGCTTCCTGTTCGGAGCAGGCGATTCCGACTGGGGTGCTGCCGCGAATAACTCTACAGTATCCATTCCGGGGAACCTGCTGCTCAATGGAGACTTTGATACAACTGTTGCCTCCAATACAGACAACTGGTCTACTGGCCGTTACAACAAGGGAACCTTTGAGCCTGTTGCTCCAGGACCCGTGTTAACAGCGGATACCATACAGAGCTATTCGGGTCTGTCACGTTACCTGAAGAACAGCTCCACCTCGAAGGTTGCCGGTTCCGGCAAGCTTGCTGGCCGCATCGACGCTGCGGAACAGTATGACGGAATGTGGCAGGACATTACCGGTAAGCTGAACAAGGGAGAGAGCTATAACTTCAAGGGTTATTTCCTCTCCATGATGAGCCGGCCGGAGAGCTATGATCTCGCTGCGGAGCATCCGGGTGATGTGGAAGTGGCGCTGGTGTACTACGACCAGAACGGGACCCAGCTCGGTATGACTCCGATCAATGGCCGCGATATGCCTGAACCCTATGCAGCCCGGGAGGCGGGTGATCCCGCATACTGGATCGGCGGCAAATTTGTCGGACGTATCCTGGAGGGCGGGCCGCTCAGCTTAAGCTCTTTCCAGCCTGTGGATGTGAAGGTAGCGGACTGGCATGAGACGCCTAATGCCCCGTTTACCTATGATGAGCCGTCAGGTACTGCCAAGGTGGTAATGGCGGTGTATGCGAAGGATGCCAACATCCTCTACGCCGATCAGCTGTCACTGACGCCGGAGGCCGTGGCTTCGCGCAATATTTTCGTGGATGGCGTTCAGCCGACTAACTTCGATGCCTCCAATTACGAATATAAGTATACGGTTTCCGGGAACGCCATACCGAAGGTAACGGCGGTAACGAGTGACCCGGCTGAAATCGTAAGCATCTCACAAGCGGACAGTGCGCAAGGAACGGCAGTGGTCCGGTTTGTCAAAGGAGAACAGATAAAGACTTATAAAATCTTCTTCAGTACGAATGAAGTTATCGACTTTGCGGCTGGCCTTCCGGCGGGCTGGGAGGTTATAAATCCGGCTGATCCGCAGACCGCACTTAGCTATAGTGCTGAGGGTGCGGCCATCCAGACCTTGAAGGGCGGCACGGAATATCCGGGCAGCCATAATATGCTGCAGATGCCGGGTTCGGCCGAAGGCAACTGGACGCTTACAGCGAAGCTGACGGTAGACAAACCGCTTAATGATTCGACTATGGGTGAGAATTCCCAGGTAGGACTTGGCATCAGCCGCACTTCAAGCGGGGAGTTCTACAGAATCAATGCAAGGAAAGTGAACGCTAACATCAAAGTGAATAATTCAGGGTTGATAGGTACTCAGCCCTTCACGAACAATACGAATCAGACTAATTTGAGTGGTACCAACTATTATCTGCGGATTATAAAAGAGGGCAATGTGGTTCAAGGGTATTTCTCCACGAACAGCGGTTCTTCCTGGCTGGCGATGGGGAATCCGTCAACGTATACCCCGGAATTCTTCAAGGATGCCAAGGTACAATTGTACGGAACCAATACCAGCACAGTAACGGATTTCAAAGTAACCTTTTCCAATGTGACTCTAGTCAAGACCCTGGGGGAGACGGGTGAACTGAGCCCTGATCAGCAGGCTGTAGAACAAGCAGCGGCGCTGATCGGCAACCGGATTACCGTTCCGAATGCAGTGGCAGGTGAAGATCACGCTAAGCTGATAGCCAAAGCACAGGCTGTCCTGAATGAGAATGAAGAGCTGAGCCTGCTGGGAGTGACTACAGCCATTACCTTCCAGAATGGCGGATTTACGCTAAGGGTAACTAAGGGAAGCGTCAGCGTATCGGTTAATCCTTTTACCATTGTGGCTGGTATTCAACGGGCAAGAGATTTCGAGGATCAGACGGTTCAGGGCTTCAAGCCGAAGGGCGGTGCAGGTGTAACGGTTGCATCTACCCAGGAGGCCAACCATACCCCGGGCGGAGCTTATGCCCTGAAGGTTACAGGCAGAGCGGCCAATCCGGACGGACCGTCCGTCAATGTGAAGGACCTTGTTACCATTGGCAATGAGTACAAAACAACGGTATGGGTGAAGCTGATCAGCCCGGCCAGCGCGCAGCTGAAGCTGACTGCCCAGGTCAATGATACTACGCCGTATTATGTCAGTCTGTCCACCCAGACGGTCAATACAGGCGGAGACTGGGTAAAGCTGGAGGGGACGTACCGTTATCTGCACGAGGATGTCACTTTGTATGTAGAGAGCCCGAACAGTGCTGTTGCAGCCTACTATATTGACGACTTCAGCTTCGAGGATACAGGGCTGCAGACGATTGCTTCGCTCAAGGATGTCTATAAGAACGACTTCGTGCTTGGAAATGTGCCGGGCAACAATGACATTAACCCGGGCAATGGACAAAATGCGTTCTTCAATTATCATTTCAACAGCGTGACCTTCGGCAATGAGATGAAACCGGATGCACTGCAGAAGACCAAGGGGACCTACACGTTCACGAAGTCTGACGACATGATTACCAAATCTCAGGCTATGGGGATGGAAGTACACGGTCATGTACTGGTATGGCATAGCCAGACTCCGGCGTGGTTTACACAGCAAGTGGACGCTTCGGGCAATGCACTGAAGGATCAGGCGGGTAATCCGCTCTATCTCAGCCGCAGTGAGGCGCTTGCGAATATGCGAACACACATCAAGACCGTTATGGAACACTACCGGAATAAGGTGATCTCATGGGATGTTGTCAATGAGGCCATGCAGGATGGACCTCCGGCAGTATCCGACTGGAAAGATGCACTGCGGAAATCGCCCTGGTATTATTCCGTCGGTCCAGACTTCGTGGAGCAGGCATTTCTGGCCGCACGGGAAGTGGTGGATAGCAACCCGGATTTGAAAGGGATCAAGCTGTATTACAATGATTTCAATGATGAATTCCCGGAGAAACGGGACGCTATCCACGACATGGTTAAAGAGATGAATGACCGGTATGCAGAGGCCCATCCAGGCAAGCTGCTGGTTGACGGCATTGGGCTGCAGTCTCACTACGACATGAGAACCAAGCCCGCCAATGTAGAAGCGGCAATTGTGAAGTATGCTTCCCTGGGCGTTGAAATCTCTATCAGCGAACTGGATGTTCTGGCGGGAATGAATTCCTCCCTCTCCCCGGAATGGGCGGATAAGCAAGCTAGCCTGTATGCCCAATTGTTCCAGATTTATAAGAAGCATGCCGATAAAATCGCGCGTGTCACCCTCTGGGGTTACACGGACAGCTCAAGCTGGAGATCCAGCCAGAATCCGCTGCCATTCCTTAGTTCTCTGGCACCGAAGCCTGCCTATTACGCAATTATCGACCCGGAGAAGTATCTGGCAGAGCATCCGCTCTATATTACGCCTGAAACCAAGAGCTCTACGGCGCTCTACGGTACACCGGATATTGATGGAAGCATGGACGACATCTGGAAGAATGCACCTGAAATTCATATCGACAACCATCTGATGGCAACAGCAGAAACGACCGGCACAGCCCGGACGCTGTGGGACGAGGAGAATCTATACGTGCTGTTCCAGGTGAAGGATAAGCAGCTAAGCAAAAACAATACAGATAAGACGAAGCAGGATTCGGTAGAAGCCTACGTGGATGAAGACCGCGTCAACGCCTGGCCGTACCTTGAGGATGACGGACAATACCGGGTCAACTATGCCGGAGAGCAGTCCTTCAAGTTCCTCAGTAATTCGACTCCGGCGACCTCCCCGGGCTTCGAATCAGCAGCGGTAACGGCCGGAACGGATTATATAGTGGAAATGAAGATTCCGTTCCGCACCATCACACCGGAGAACGGTACACAGATCCGGTTCGATGCACAGGTGAATAACGCAAACGGAGCCAATCTGATCGGCGTAGCGACCTGGAATGATCTGCTCGGCAGAGCGTCGAAATCGACAGAGGTATTCGGCAGCCTGACCCTCAGCGGCAAGGGAGATCAGACTCCGCCAACTTGGGCAGAGGGAAGCAAGCTTGAAGCCACTGATATCACCAGTACCGGAGTTACCTTGTCATGGATTGCGGCATCGGATAATCTTGGAGTCACCAGCTACCGGGTCTACAATGGAGTGGATGCTGAACCGGTGATCATAACCGGCAGTGAACCGGTAGAGACCGTAAGCGGAACGGTATATCGCCACCAGGTGACCGGACTTATGCCGAATACGCAGTATACCTTCAAGGTGGAAGCCGGAGATGCTGCTGGGAACTGGAGCAAGGACGGACCTTCCGTCCCGGTAACTACACTACCGACTTCAGATACTACACCACCGGTATGGGCAGAGGGAAGTTCGCTTGAAGCCTCTGGCATTACAAGCAAGGGATTGACTCTGACATGGTCGGCTACGGCATCGGACGAGAGCGGCATCGCCGGTTACCGGATTACGAATGGAACCGGTGACAAGCCGGTTACGGTTACGGATGCCGTGTATACGGAGACGGTTACCGGGGCTGTATACAGTCATCAGGTAACAGGACTTATGCCGGGTACGCAGTATATGTTCACAGTGGAGGCAGTAGATACCGGCGGCAATTGGAGTGTCGGTGGACCTTCGGTTTCCGCGGCAACACTGGCCGCTTTGGATACAACACCTCCGGCTTGGACAGCGGGAAGCAAGCTTGAAGCCTCACGGATCACGGCAACCGGCCTTACGTTAACCTGGACGGACGCTTCTGACGATACGGGAGTGACGGGCTACACGCTCTATAGAGGATCAGAAAAAATCGCGGAGTTGCCTGGAATAACGCACCGTTATGAGGTAACTGGACTGGCGCCGGGCACAGGATATAACTTCTCGGTGCAGGCCGTGGATGCAGCAGGGAACTGGAGTACAGACGGTCCCGCTATCTCTGTAACTACGCTAAGCAATAACGGCGGTCCATCAGAACCAACACCAGCACCCACACCAGTACCAACATCTGTGCCGGCGCCGACACCAACACCAACACAGACGCCGGGAACAACAGCAACACCGGCTCCGTCACTGGTACCATCGACACCGATACCAGTGCCAACCAGCCCGTTCAAAGATGTAGGTGCCAAATATAGCTGGGCTTCGGAGGGTATTGATACGCTGCACAGGCTGGGCATCATCCAAGGAACCTCCGCGACCACCTTCAGCCCGGAGAAGAACATTACGAGAGCGGACTTTGTGCTGCTGGTAATGAGAGCATTGGGCCTCGAAGCGGAATCCGGTTCCAGCTTTGCAGATGTAAGCCCGGGAGCCTACTATGCTGAAGCCCTCAGCATGGCGAAGAAGCTGGGAATTATCAATGGAACGGATGGCAACCGATTCAATCCGAAGGGCGAAATCTCGCGGCAGGATATGATGGTGATTGCAGCCAGGGCATTGAAGGCAGTGAACAAATTATCTGCCGGCGGCAGTGCCGGAGAACTGAGCGGCTACACAGATAGAATGAAGGTGGCAAAGTATGCCATCGATAGTGTAGCGGCACTGGTCAAAGAGGGAATTGTCCAGGGAGACGGGAAATCCCTCCATCCCACCGGAACCGCAACGCGGGCGGAAGCCGCTGTAATGATCTTCCGGATGCTGGAGAAATAA
- a CDS encoding sugar ABC transporter substrate-binding protein yields MTSSRMRNRHVFILLLAAGLILGGCSRSSGVTNTPSEEALDSPSSQNGEPPLTFGIIYPMVNDTYEMITENAEAVAKKNNVELLVQAPDEANLEQQVRIMEMMIKRGVDGIAIAPADSLALTSVINKAVSRGIPVVCFESDSPASSREAFIGADNRATGATIGQTVERLLGGKGMILVESGMSRMLGTQERLRGLEDYLAEHSEIDVLEIRHNDGSEDIAALQLEQMISAHPHFSALVSLDFVSSSSSVLVWKAKGLTRYNIALGLTPSLKQAMDNGQITRVISQNEQNWGEDIINTLLLRAKGIAVAKWINTEITIIGE; encoded by the coding sequence GTGACTTCTTCCAGAATGCGGAACCGGCATGTCTTTATCCTGCTGCTGGCAGCAGGCTTGATCCTTGGCGGCTGCTCCCGTTCCTCCGGAGTCACGAATACACCTTCGGAGGAAGCCCTGGACTCTCCATCAAGTCAGAACGGGGAGCCGCCGCTGACTTTCGGTATTATCTACCCCATGGTGAATGACACCTACGAAATGATAACCGAGAATGCAGAAGCTGTGGCAAAAAAGAATAATGTAGAGCTGCTGGTTCAAGCGCCTGATGAAGCCAATCTGGAGCAGCAGGTCCGGATTATGGAGATGATGATCAAGCGGGGCGTAGACGGAATCGCCATTGCCCCGGCGGATTCCCTGGCGCTTACCAGCGTTATTAACAAAGCGGTATCCCGGGGGATTCCCGTTGTTTGTTTTGAGTCGGATTCGCCTGCCAGCAGCAGAGAAGCCTTTATCGGGGCTGATAATAGAGCAACCGGCGCTACTATTGGACAGACTGTGGAACGCTTGCTTGGCGGAAAAGGGATGATTCTGGTGGAGTCTGGAATGTCCCGCATGCTGGGCACTCAAGAACGGCTGCGCGGGTTGGAGGACTATTTGGCGGAGCATAGCGAGATCGATGTACTGGAAATCCGTCATAATGACGGCAGTGAGGACATCGCAGCGTTGCAGCTGGAGCAAATGATATCGGCCCATCCCCATTTCAGCGCTTTGGTCAGTCTGGATTTCGTGTCCAGCTCAAGCTCTGTCCTGGTCTGGAAAGCCAAAGGCCTGACGCGCTATAATATCGCTCTGGGCCTCACACCTTCGTTGAAGCAGGCGATGGACAACGGGCAGATTACGCGGGTGATTTCACAGAACGAGCAGAATTGGGGAGAGGACATCATCAACACTCTGCTGCTAAGGGCCAAAGGAATAGCTGTAGCCAAATGGATCAACACGGAAATTACGATCATCGGGGAATAG
- a CDS encoding response regulator transcription factor, with product MKKVMLVDDEILIRESIRESVEWEKEGFIFCGDAPDGELALPVIEEQLPDILITDIKMPFMNGLELSSVVRQKFPKIKIIILSGHDDFQYARAALRLGVEDYCLKPFSSADLLQLLHSVSSRIDEEFRMKQKQAYTPENLFADLCGGLISPAAAIESAEQLDLLLMAPYYATAIFTLNPSDIDVGTGCPCAPQDAEALFAGLLKELAEGFIYKRSRTETVLIYKGSNPAQMSRTLEEICGTWKQKLRAACGLELSVSLGDVRERLQGIHLSYLDAEDDRMFKKMSRLNSAALLDAYFDPSASGILLDRNRLIQFLKLGDHKQVPAFLLELSAELQQMNWLSVYAYYLMNDITLELVQTAKKCFRAAPNPAELIKEFQAQLKHISNTDEGLHYLNRLFERLWEWRSEGADKYRELIDKVKHYISEHYDKEQLSLNDISSQVRVSPSHLSKTFSQATGQTITEFLTATRMDKAKELLKSTGHKTFEIAFSVGYNDQHYFSNLFKKVTGMTPMEYRKHGNSGDQLQPIRKGAGN from the coding sequence ATGAAAAAGGTTATGCTGGTGGATGATGAGATCCTGATCCGTGAAAGTATACGGGAATCCGTAGAATGGGAGAAGGAAGGCTTTATCTTTTGCGGTGACGCCCCCGACGGCGAGCTTGCACTTCCGGTCATCGAAGAACAGCTCCCCGACATCCTCATTACCGACATCAAAATGCCTTTTATGAACGGGCTGGAGCTGAGCTCTGTCGTCCGGCAAAAGTTCCCGAAGATCAAAATCATTATTCTAAGCGGTCATGATGACTTCCAATATGCCAGGGCGGCGCTACGGCTTGGGGTTGAGGATTATTGTCTGAAGCCGTTCAGCTCTGCGGATCTTCTGCAGCTGCTCCATAGTGTCAGCTCCAGGATTGATGAAGAATTTCGGATGAAACAAAAACAAGCCTATACCCCCGAGAATCTGTTCGCTGATCTGTGCGGAGGACTGATCAGTCCCGCTGCCGCCATCGAATCGGCGGAACAGCTGGATCTGCTGCTTATGGCCCCTTACTATGCAACTGCCATATTTACGTTAAACCCATCGGATATCGATGTAGGAACGGGCTGCCCATGCGCGCCGCAGGATGCCGAAGCGCTGTTCGCAGGCCTGCTGAAGGAGCTGGCAGAAGGCTTCATCTATAAACGCAGCCGCACTGAAACTGTACTGATCTATAAAGGCAGTAATCCGGCCCAAATGAGCCGTACCCTGGAAGAGATCTGCGGGACTTGGAAGCAGAAGCTGAGAGCGGCTTGCGGCCTGGAGCTGTCCGTCAGTCTGGGTGATGTCCGGGAACGGCTGCAGGGCATTCATCTCTCCTATCTGGATGCCGAGGATGACCGGATGTTCAAGAAGATGTCCAGACTGAATTCAGCAGCGTTGCTTGATGCTTACTTCGATCCATCCGCTAGCGGCATCCTGCTTGACCGGAACCGGCTGATCCAGTTTCTGAAGCTGGGAGACCACAAGCAGGTTCCCGCATTTCTGCTGGAGCTCTCTGCGGAGCTCCAGCAGATGAATTGGCTGTCCGTGTACGCCTATTACCTGATGAATGACATTACCCTGGAGCTGGTACAGACGGCTAAAAAATGTTTTCGTGCGGCCCCAAATCCTGCCGAGCTCATCAAGGAATTCCAGGCGCAGCTGAAGCATATTTCCAATACAGATGAAGGTCTACACTATTTGAACAGGCTATTCGAGCGGCTATGGGAGTGGAGATCCGAGGGAGCAGATAAATATCGTGAGCTGATTGACAAAGTTAAGCATTATATCAGTGAGCATTATGACAAAGAACAGCTCTCCCTTAACGACATCTCCAGTCAGGTCAGGGTCAGTCCCAGCCATCTGAGCAAGACCTTCAGCCAGGCGACCGGACAGACGATCACTGAATTCCTGACGGCCACACGCATGGATAAAGCCAAAGAGCTGCTGAAGTCAACGGGACATAAAACGTTTGAGATTGCGTTTAGCGTGGGCTACAACGATCAGCATTACTTCTCCAATCTGTTCAAGAAAGTAACGGGGATGACGCCTATGGAATATCGCAAGCACGGAAATTCCGGGGATCAGCTTCAGCCTATCCGTAAAGGGGCGGGGAATTAG